The proteins below come from a single Mycolicibacterium sp. TY81 genomic window:
- the otsB gene encoding trehalose-phosphatase, which produces MLPADLIAALDTVAATPRLLVTSDFDGTLSPIVNNPADARALPAGSAALLDLAALPDTFVALVSGRALDVLRELSGMPDSVHLVGSHGAEFNTGFTQTVDTALLAEIVDSLTEIANRYPGAAVETKPASAALHVRNASAADGEAALAAAREAGTQWAAEPTEGKAVLEFAVVTTNKGSAIDALRERDDATAVVFLGDDVTDEKAFARLRDGDVGVKVGPGPSAAQYRVGSPEDVAEALAYLAARRAD; this is translated from the coding sequence GTGCTCCCGGCTGATCTGATCGCGGCGCTCGACACCGTCGCCGCCACCCCCCGACTGCTCGTCACCTCGGATTTCGACGGCACGCTGTCGCCGATCGTGAACAACCCTGCCGACGCGCGGGCCCTGCCCGCCGGGTCTGCCGCCCTGCTGGACCTGGCCGCCCTGCCGGACACCTTCGTCGCACTGGTCTCGGGACGCGCCCTCGACGTCCTGCGCGAGCTGTCCGGCATGCCGGACTCGGTGCACCTCGTGGGCAGTCACGGCGCCGAGTTCAACACCGGGTTCACGCAGACCGTCGACACCGCACTGTTGGCCGAGATCGTCGATTCACTCACCGAGATCGCAAACCGCTACCCGGGTGCAGCGGTCGAGACCAAGCCGGCCAGTGCCGCCCTGCACGTGCGCAACGCCTCGGCGGCCGACGGCGAGGCCGCGCTGGCCGCCGCGCGCGAGGCGGGAACGCAGTGGGCCGCCGAGCCCACCGAGGGCAAGGCGGTGCTGGAGTTCGCGGTGGTCACCACCAACAAGGGCTCGGCCATCGACGCCCTGCGGGAGCGCGACGACGCGACCGCCGTGGTTTTCCTGGGCGACGACGTCACCGACGAGAAGGCCTTCGCCCGGCTGCGCGACGGTGACGTCGGTGTGAAGGTCGGTCCGGGCCCGTCGGCCGCGCAGTACCGCGTCGGCTCCCCCGAGGACGTGGCGGAGGCCCTGGCCTACCTGGCGGCGCGCCGGGCGGATTAG
- a CDS encoding substrate-binding domain-containing protein: MPRSPNPRRRATLASLAAELKVSRTTISNAYNRPDQLSPELRERVLAAAKEMGYPGPDPVARSLRTRRAGAFGLMITEPLNYSFRDPAALDFVAGLAESCEEAGQGLLLVAAGPNRSVEDGTAAVLSAGVDGFAVYAASDDDPYLPVVQQRGVPIVVVDQPKDVQGASRVCIDDRAAMRGIAEYVVGLGHREIGLLTMRLGRQWPHGDAQSAVADPERLTSQHFHAQCERILGVCDAMSDAGLNPGALTVVETFEHLPSSGGEAAAVALQANPRITALMCTADVLALSAMDHLRSRGIYVPGQMTVTGFDGVPEALARGLTTVAQPSLEKGRRAGYLLNNPPRSGIPVIEVLDTELVRGRTSGPPA; this comes from the coding sequence ATGCCGAGGAGTCCCAACCCGAGGCGTCGGGCCACGCTGGCCTCGCTCGCTGCCGAGTTGAAGGTCTCGCGCACCACGATCTCGAACGCCTATAACCGGCCGGACCAGCTCTCGCCGGAGTTGCGCGAGCGGGTGCTCGCCGCAGCCAAGGAGATGGGCTATCCCGGCCCCGACCCGGTGGCGCGTTCCCTGCGCACGCGCCGGGCCGGTGCCTTCGGGCTCATGATCACCGAACCCCTCAACTACTCGTTCCGCGACCCGGCGGCCCTGGATTTCGTTGCCGGACTTGCCGAATCGTGCGAGGAGGCCGGGCAGGGCCTGCTGCTGGTGGCGGCCGGGCCCAACCGTTCGGTCGAGGACGGCACCGCGGCGGTGCTGTCCGCCGGAGTCGACGGGTTCGCGGTGTACGCGGCCTCCGACGACGACCCGTACCTGCCCGTCGTGCAGCAGCGCGGCGTGCCGATCGTGGTCGTCGATCAGCCCAAGGACGTCCAGGGGGCCTCGCGGGTCTGCATCGACGACCGGGCGGCGATGCGCGGCATCGCGGAATACGTTGTCGGCCTTGGCCACCGGGAGATCGGCCTGCTGACCATGCGGCTCGGGCGCCAGTGGCCGCACGGCGACGCGCAGTCGGCCGTCGCCGACCCGGAGCGGCTCACCTCACAGCATTTTCACGCGCAGTGCGAACGCATCCTCGGCGTCTGCGACGCGATGTCCGATGCCGGCCTCAATCCCGGTGCCCTCACGGTGGTCGAGACCTTCGAGCACCTGCCGAGTTCCGGTGGGGAGGCGGCTGCCGTTGCGCTGCAAGCAAATCCACGCATCACGGCGCTGATGTGCACTGCCGACGTGCTGGCGCTCTCGGCGATGGACCACCTGCGGTCGCGCGGTATCTACGTGCCCGGCCAGATGACCGTCACCGGATTCGACGGTGTCCCCGAGGCGCTGGCGCGCGGGCTGACGACCGTCGCGCAGCCGAGCCTGGAGAAGGGCCGCCGGGCCGGATACCTGTTGAACAATCCGCCGCGTTCCGGAATCCCGGTCATCGAGGTACTCGACACCGAGCTGGTCCGCGGCCGCACCTCGGGCCCGCCCGCCTAA
- a CDS encoding metal ABC transporter solute-binding protein, Zn/Mn family encodes MTRTRLIALSALTALTVAACGSQGDSGHANGAAKVVTTTNVWGSVATAVAGGHADVKSLLTSDVDDPHSYEATPADAAAIADASLVVINGGGYDHWADDVLKNHKNVTTVDAYSLLPHNAPGEANEHVVYNMAVAKAVATKIADDLAAADSAHADTYRANASEFGKKTDAIAATEHAIGQKHPGAAVVSTEPVAHYLLAAAGVVDSTPHGFAAAAEEGHDPAPADVAAVLDLINGHKVDALVVNKQTETAVTKQLQDAARKAALPIVEVTETLPAGQDFLTWQRQTAEALAHQLDSAAAPGR; translated from the coding sequence ATGACCCGGACCAGGCTCATCGCACTGTCCGCCCTCACCGCGTTGACCGTCGCTGCGTGCGGGTCACAAGGCGACTCCGGGCACGCCAACGGCGCCGCCAAGGTCGTCACCACCACCAACGTCTGGGGCAGCGTCGCCACCGCGGTGGCCGGCGGACACGCCGACGTCAAGTCCCTGCTCACCAGCGATGTCGACGACCCGCACTCCTACGAAGCCACCCCCGCCGACGCTGCCGCCATCGCCGATGCCAGCCTCGTCGTCATCAACGGCGGCGGTTACGACCACTGGGCCGACGACGTGTTGAAGAACCACAAGAACGTCACCACCGTGGACGCCTACTCGCTGCTGCCGCACAACGCGCCCGGTGAGGCGAACGAGCACGTCGTCTACAACATGGCCGTCGCCAAGGCCGTCGCCACCAAGATCGCCGACGACCTGGCGGCCGCCGATTCCGCGCACGCCGACACCTATCGCGCCAACGCCTCGGAATTCGGCAAGAAGACCGACGCCATCGCCGCCACCGAGCACGCCATCGGGCAGAAGCACCCCGGCGCCGCGGTGGTCTCCACCGAACCCGTCGCGCATTACCTGCTGGCCGCCGCGGGCGTCGTCGACAGCACCCCGCACGGTTTCGCCGCCGCCGCCGAAGAAGGCCACGATCCCGCCCCGGCCGACGTGGCCGCGGTACTCGACCTGATCAACGGCCACAAGGTCGACGCACTGGTGGTGAACAAGCAGACCGAGACCGCCGTCACCAAGCAGCTGCAGGATGCCGCCCGCAAGGCCGCGCTGCCCATCGTCGAGGTCACCGAGACACTGCCCGCCGGACAGGACTTCCTGACCTGGCAGCGGCAGACGGCGGAGGCACTGGCACACCAGCTCGATAGCGCCGCAGCGCCGGGTCGATAA
- a CDS encoding metal ABC transporter ATP-binding protein yields the protein MTSAAVAELTGARLSFGDRVLWDRLDLTVRRGEFIAVLGPNGTGKTSLLKVLLRQQPLTAGRMTTTGTIGYVPQHRSLDTGLTLRGRDLVGLGCDGHQWGFAGPRKRAQRRAIVTKALGQVDGARLADVPVSVMSGGELQRVRIAQALASDPALLLCDEPLLNLDPANAKLVSSLIDQRRKDAGTAVLFVTHEVNPVLPYVDRVLYLVDGRFRIGTVEEVMTSETLSALYRADIEVARVGGQYVVVGQDGAGVDNSEHASGHCCE from the coding sequence GTGACTTCTGCTGCGGTCGCCGAACTCACCGGCGCACGACTGTCGTTCGGCGACCGCGTGCTGTGGGACCGGCTCGATCTGACGGTGCGCCGCGGTGAATTCATCGCGGTGCTCGGCCCCAACGGCACCGGCAAGACGTCGCTGCTCAAGGTGTTGCTGCGCCAACAGCCACTGACGGCCGGCCGGATGACCACCACGGGCACCATCGGCTATGTGCCGCAGCACCGTTCCCTGGACACCGGGCTGACGCTGCGCGGCCGCGATCTCGTCGGGCTCGGCTGCGACGGACATCAGTGGGGTTTCGCCGGTCCGCGCAAGCGCGCGCAGCGTCGCGCCATCGTGACCAAGGCGCTCGGCCAGGTCGACGGCGCGCGGCTGGCCGACGTTCCCGTGTCGGTGATGTCCGGCGGCGAACTGCAGCGCGTCCGCATCGCGCAGGCCCTGGCTTCCGACCCGGCGCTGCTGCTGTGCGACGAACCGCTGCTCAACCTCGACCCGGCCAACGCGAAACTGGTGTCGAGCCTCATCGACCAGCGCCGCAAGGACGCCGGTACCGCGGTCCTGTTCGTCACGCACGAGGTCAACCCCGTGCTGCCGTACGTCGACCGCGTGCTGTACCTGGTCGACGGCCGTTTCCGGATCGGCACCGTCGAGGAGGTCATGACATCCGAGACGCTGTCCGCGCTGTACCGCGCCGACATCGAGGTGGCCCGGGTCGGCGGTCAGTACGTCGTGGTCGGCCAGGACGGTGCCGGCGTGGACAACTCCGAGCACGCGAGTGGGCACTGCTGTGAATAA
- a CDS encoding metal ABC transporter permease — translation MNNFFNTALTADLLGRDFVQQAVLAAALLALLGGLIGPFIVMRQMSFAVHGSSELSLTGAAFALLTGLNVGLGALVGSALAAILFGILGQRSRERDSAIGVVLAFGLGLAVLFIHLYPGRTGTSFALLTGQIVGVGYSGLALLAVVTVLVVAILAACYRPLLFATADPEVAAARGVPVRALGIVFAALVGVAAAQGVQIVGALLVMSLLITPAAAAGRVFSSPVTTMVASVVFAEIAAVGGIVLSLAPGVPVSVFVTSISFGIYLLCWGAGRLSRR, via the coding sequence GTGAATAACTTCTTCAACACGGCACTGACCGCAGACCTGCTCGGCCGCGACTTCGTCCAGCAGGCCGTGCTCGCGGCGGCGCTGCTGGCGCTCCTCGGCGGCCTGATCGGACCGTTCATCGTGATGCGGCAGATGTCGTTCGCGGTGCACGGCTCCAGCGAGCTCTCCCTCACCGGTGCCGCCTTCGCCCTGTTGACCGGGCTCAACGTCGGCCTCGGCGCCCTCGTCGGGAGTGCCCTGGCGGCAATCCTTTTCGGCATCCTGGGGCAACGCTCACGCGAGCGGGACTCGGCGATCGGCGTCGTGCTGGCCTTCGGCCTCGGTCTCGCCGTGCTGTTCATCCACCTGTACCCAGGCCGCACCGGCACCAGTTTCGCGTTGCTCACCGGGCAGATCGTCGGCGTCGGCTATTCAGGACTGGCGCTGCTGGCCGTGGTGACCGTGCTGGTGGTCGCGATCCTGGCGGCCTGCTACCGGCCACTGCTGTTCGCCACTGCCGACCCCGAAGTGGCTGCGGCCCGCGGGGTTCCGGTGCGCGCGCTGGGCATCGTGTTCGCCGCGCTGGTCGGCGTCGCCGCCGCACAGGGCGTGCAGATCGTCGGGGCGCTGCTCGTGATGTCGCTGTTGATCACCCCCGCCGCCGCGGCCGGCCGGGTCTTCAGCTCCCCCGTCACCACGATGGTGGCGTCGGTGGTGTTCGCCGAGATCGCCGCGGTCGGCGGCATCGTGCTGTCCCTGGCCCCGGGCGTCCCGGTGTCGGTGTTCGTCACGTCGATCTCGTTCGGCATCTACCTGCTGTGCTGGGGTGCGGGACGGCTCAGTCGCCGGTAG